One Streptomyces formicae genomic window, GTCAGGAACTGCAGGCGGTCGGTGACGACGAGCGCGCCGGCGTTGATGAACGGATTGCGGGGGATGCCGTTCTCGTACTCCAGCTGCACCAGTGAGTTGAAGGGGTTGCCCGACGGCTCGCGGCCGACGTGCTCCCACAACTCGTCGTCCTCCTGGGCCAGCACCAGGGCCAGGGTGAACACCTTGGTGATGGACTGCGCGGAGAAGGGCTGCTGCCAGTCGCCGACTCCGTGGACCGTGCCGTCGAGTTCGGCGACGGCCATGCCGAAGCGGTTCGGGTCGGCCGCGGCCAGCGCCGGAATGTAATCGGCGGGACGGCCGCGGCCCGGGGTGGCCGCGATCTCACTGGCGATGCGGTCGAGGACGGACGGGAAAGAGTCGGACACGCAGGCTCACTTCGACTTCGTACGGTAGTGCTTGAGCCACACCTTATCCGGCGCAGTCGGGACGAAAGGGAACACCTCCCCGTCGTCCCCCACACGCCTCCCGTCACCTCCCCCGCGCCGCCGCGGACCGCCCGTCAGGCGCCGACGTACTCCGCCAGATGCTCCCCTGTGAGGGTGGAGCGGGCGGCGACGAGTTCGGCGGGGGTGCCCTCGAAGACGATCCCGCCGCCGTCGTGGCCCGCGCCGGGTCCCAGGTCGATGATCCAGTCGGCGTGCGCCATGACCGCCTGGTGGTGCTCGACGACGATCACCGACTTACCGGAGTCGACGAGCCGGTCGAGCAGCGCGAGGAGCTGCTCGACATCGGCGAGGTGCAGCCCCGTGGTCGGCTCGTCGAGGACGTAGACGCCGCCCTTGTCGCCCATGTGCGTGGCCAGCTTGAGCCGCTGGCGTTCGCCGCCGGAGAGCGTGGTGAGCGGCTGGCCGAGGCTGAGGTAGCCGAGCCCGACGTCGACGAGCCGGTCGAGGATCTTGTGCGCGGCCGGGGTGTGCGCGTCGCCGGAGCCGAAGAACTCCTCGGCCTCGGTCACCGACATCGCGAGCACCTCGCTGATGTCGCGGCCGCCGAGGTGGTACTCGAGCACCGACGCCTGGAACCGCTTGCCCTCGCAGTCCTCGCAGGGGCTGGCGACACCGGCCATCATCGCCAGGTCGGTGTAGATGACGCCCGCGCCGTTGCACGTGGGGCAGGCGCCTTCGGAGTTGGCGCTGAACAGGGCGGGCTTGACGCCGTTGGCCTTGGCGAAGGCCTTGCGGATCGGGTCGAGCAGTCCGGTGTACGTCGCGGGGTTGCTGCGCCGCGAGCCCTTGATCGGACTCTGGTCGACGGAGACCACGTCCGCGTCGCCCGGGATCGAACCGTGCACCAGCGAACTCTTGCCGGAACCGGCGACACCGGTGATGACGGTGAGGACGCCGAGCGGAATGTCGACGTCGACGTTCCGCAGGTTGTTCGCCGACGCGCCCCGGATCTCCAGCGCGTCCTTGGGCGTGCGCACCGTCTCCTTGAGCGAGGACCGGTCGTCGAAGTGGCGTCCCGTGATGGTCCCGCTGGCCCGCAGCCCCTCGACGGTGCCCTCGAAACAGACGGAACCGCCCGCCGTGCCCGCGCCGGGACCGAGGTCGACGACGTGGTCGGCGATCGCGATGGTCTCCGGCTTGTGCTCGACGACGAGGACCGTGTTGCCCTTGTCCCGCAGCCGGAGCAGCAGGTCGTTCATGCGCTGGATGTCGTGGGGGTGCAGGCCGATGGTCGGCTCGTCGAAGACGTAGGTGACGTCGGTGAGCGAGGAGCCGAGGTGGCGGATCATCTTGACGCGCTGTGCCTCGCCGCCGGACAGCGTGCCCGCGGGGCGGTCGAGCGCGAGATAGCCGAGGCCGATCTCCACGAACGAGTCGAGGGTCTGTTGCAGCGCCGCGAGCAGCGGGGCCACCGAGGGCTCGGACAGACCGCGGACCCATTCGGCCAGGTCCCTGATCTCCATCGCGCAGGCGTCGGCGATGGAGATCCGCTCGATCTTCGAGGACCTGGCGCCCTCGCTGAGCCGGGTGCCCTCGCACTCGGGACAGGTGGTGAAGGTGACCGCCCGCTCCACGAAGGCACGGATGTGCGGCTGCATCGCCTCCTTGTCCTTGGACAGGAAGGACTTCTGGATCTTGGGGATCAGGCCCTCGTACGTCAGGTTGACGCCGTTGACCTTGACCTTGACCGGCTCTCCGTAGAGGAAGTCCCGCAGTTCCTTCTTGGTGTACTCGCGGATCGGCTTGTCCGGGTCGACGAAGCCGGACTGGGCGTAGACCTGCACGGTCCACTGGCTGTCCGACTTCCAGCCGGGGATGGTGAACGCGCCCTCGGCGAGCGACTTGGAGTCGTCGTACAGCTGGGTGAGGTCGATGTCGGAGACGTTGCCCCGGCCCTCGCAGCGCAGGCACATGCCGCCGGTGCGCTGGAAGGTCGCCTTCTGTGCCTTGGTCTTGTTGCCGCGCTCGACGGTGATCGCGCCGCTGGCCTTCACCGACGCGGTGTTGAAGGAGTACGCGCTGGGCGGGCCGATGTGCGGCTTGCCGAGGCGGCTGAAGAGGATGCGGAGCATCGCGTTGGCGTCGGTGGCGGTGCCCACCGTGGAGCGCGGGTCGGAGCCCATCCGCTGCTGGTCGACGGTGATCGCGGTGGTCAGACCGTCCAGGACGTCGACCTCGGGGCGGGCGAGGGTGGGCATGAAGCCCTGCACGAAGGCGCTGTAGGTCTCGTTGATCATCCGCTGGGACTCCGCGGCGATCGTGTTGAACACCAGCGAGCTCTTGCCGGAGCCCGAGACCCCGGTGAACACCGTCAGACGGCGCTTGGGGATCTCTATGCTGACGTCTTTGAGGTTGTTCTCACGCGCCCCGTGCACGCGGATCAGATCGTGGCTGTCGGCGGTGTGCGGCACGGGCGACCGGTCTTCCGTCCTCTTGGGCATGCTCGTTCTGTCTCCCTCTGTCGCGCGGGCCGCCTTCGCGGTCTCCGTGGGCCTCGTCCGGCTCGATCCAATCAGCTTCGAGCGTGGTCTGCGGGGTGATCGGGGCAGGCGCCGCACGGGCCGTGTCCGCGCGGCGCCCGGCGCCCGACCCGGGTCACTGCTTGCGCGGCTGGCTGAAACGCAGCATGTTGCCCGCGGGGTCGCGGAAGGCACAGTCCCGGACGCCGTACGGCTGGTCGATCGGCTCCTGGAGCACCTCGCCGCCCGCGGAGCGGATGCGTTCGAAGGTGGCGTCGCAGTCGTCGGTCCGGAAGATGACGCCGCGCAGCAGGCCCTTGGCGAGCAACTCGGACACGGCCTTGCGGTCGGCGGGGGCCGCGTTGGGGTCCGCGAGCGGGGGCTCGAGGACGATGTCGACGTCGGGCTGCGTGGGCGAGCCCACGGTCACCCAGCGCATGTCCTCGAAGCCGACGTCGTTGCGCACCTCGAGGCCGAGAACGTCCCGGTAGAAGGCGATCGCCTTGTCGTGGTCGTCGACGGCGATGAAGGTCTGAGAGAGGTTGATGTCCATGTGCTTCACGCTACGAGCGCGGGCGCGCGGGCGCTTCTCCATTCCTGATCGGTTGCCCGCGTCCTGATCGGTCGCCCGCGCGCCGCCCCTGTCCTCCTGCTCGCGCGCGTTCAGCGACGTCCGCCGCACTCCCAGTCGTGCACCTCGATGCTCGCGTAGCGGTCCTCGGTCAGCACGGCCCGCGCCGCCTCCGGTCCCGGGGCCCTGACCACGGCCGCCGTGCCGAGCCACTTGTCGCCGTCGTCGGAGAGCAGCGGCCCGTAGGCGATGAGCTCGTCCTTCTCTGCCGGTACGGCGAGGTCGACGGCCTCCCCGGAACCGAAGCCCAGCACCAGGTACCGGTCACCGCCGGTGAGTCCGCCGGGGAACTCCCACATGGTCCGGCCCAGCAGGTTGCGCCAGCGGCGCAGCACTATGTCGCGGTAGACCCCGGCCTGGTGGCCGGGCTCGTCGAAGGCGAACGCGCGGGCGGCCGCGGGATCGGGAAGATCGACGATGTGCAGGCTCCCGGTGGGCGTCTCGCCGTCGGCGCCGAAGGTGGGGCCGCGGGCGATCATCCGTGCCTGGTACTGGTCCATGTAGGACCAGTGGTCCTCCAGCAGCTCTTCGCGCAGGGCGAGGGATCCCGGCCGGTCTCGGTGGTAACAGAGGAACTCCATGCCGACAGACTGTCCCCGACGGGCGGCGGCGGCTCAAGGGGGTTCGGGCGGACCGGCCCACCGGTGGCCCGGCCTGCGGCCGGTGACCGGTGGGCCGGTCCGCCCTTTCGCGCGTGCGCGTCAGCCCTTCTCGCCCGCCGCCTGTCCCGTGTCGTACCAGTACGCGCCCTGCACGGACCCCGGTCCCTTGGGTGCGCCCTCGCCGCCGATCCACCAGGTCTCCAGGCTGCCCGAGATCCGGGAGACCGCGGCCACCCCGCCGTAGGCGGCGCCGCTGCCGAACGCGCTGTGCTGGTAGGCGGTCCACTTGCCGCCCTCGTACCAGTACGCGCCCTTCACCCCGCGCTGCGGGCCCACCCACCAGATCTCCATGCTGCCGGGGATCCGGGAGACCGCGGCGATGCCGGTGCTCGGCGAAGCCCCGGCGTCCGGCGCGATGCGGTAGCGGGTCCACTGCCCGCCCTCGTACCAGTAGGCGCCGTCCAGGGCGGCGATGGCGCCCCCGGTCTCCCCCACCCACCAGATCTCCAGGCTGCCGGGGATCCGGGAGACCGCGGCCATGCCGCCGTTGACGGACGCGCTGCGGTCAGGGGCGATCCGGTAGCGCGACCACTGACCGCCCTCGTACCAATAGGCGCCCTCCACCGAGCCGTTGGCACCGACCCACCACAACTCCATGCTGCCCGGGATGCGGGACACGGCGGCCACGCCCCCGCGCACCGCGGCGCTGCCGCCCGGCGCGATCTGGTAGCGGGTCCACTGGCCTCCCTCGTACCAATGGGCCCCTTCCACCGAGCCGTTGGCGCCGATCCACCAGATCTCCAGGCTGCCCGGGATGCGGGAGACCGCGGCGATGTTGCCCTCGTTGTTCACGCTGCCGTTCGGGGCGATCTGGTAGCGCGACCACTGGCCGCCCTCGTACCAATAGGCGCCCTCCACCGAGCCGTTGGCGCCGATCCACCACAGCTCCATGCTGCCCGGGATGCGGGAGACCGCGGCCATGCCGCCGCTCACCGAGGTGCTGCCGCTCGGGGCGATCTGCTGGCGCGTCCACTGGCCGCCTTCGTACCAGAAGGCGCCTTCGACCGACTGGTTGATGCCGGTCCACCAGACTTCCATGCTGGTGGAGATCCGTGAGAGCGCGGCGATGCCACGGGTGTCAGTGGCGCTGCG contains:
- a CDS encoding ATP-binding cassette domain-containing protein, translated to MPKRTEDRSPVPHTADSHDLIRVHGARENNLKDVSIEIPKRRLTVFTGVSGSGKSSLVFNTIAAESQRMINETYSAFVQGFMPTLARPEVDVLDGLTTAITVDQQRMGSDPRSTVGTATDANAMLRILFSRLGKPHIGPPSAYSFNTASVKASGAITVERGNKTKAQKATFQRTGGMCLRCEGRGNVSDIDLTQLYDDSKSLAEGAFTIPGWKSDSQWTVQVYAQSGFVDPDKPIREYTKKELRDFLYGEPVKVKVNGVNLTYEGLIPKIQKSFLSKDKEAMQPHIRAFVERAVTFTTCPECEGTRLSEGARSSKIERISIADACAMEIRDLAEWVRGLSEPSVAPLLAALQQTLDSFVEIGLGYLALDRPAGTLSGGEAQRVKMIRHLGSSLTDVTYVFDEPTIGLHPHDIQRMNDLLLRLRDKGNTVLVVEHKPETIAIADHVVDLGPGAGTAGGSVCFEGTVEGLRASGTITGRHFDDRSSLKETVRTPKDALEIRGASANNLRNVDVDIPLGVLTVITGVAGSGKSSLVHGSIPGDADVVSVDQSPIKGSRRSNPATYTGLLDPIRKAFAKANGVKPALFSANSEGACPTCNGAGVIYTDLAMMAGVASPCEDCEGKRFQASVLEYHLGGRDISEVLAMSVTEAEEFFGSGDAHTPAAHKILDRLVDVGLGYLSLGQPLTTLSGGERQRLKLATHMGDKGGVYVLDEPTTGLHLADVEQLLALLDRLVDSGKSVIVVEHHQAVMAHADWIIDLGPGAGHDGGGIVFEGTPAELVAARSTLTGEHLAEYVGA
- a CDS encoding VOC family protein, encoding MDINLSQTFIAVDDHDKAIAFYRDVLGLEVRNDVGFEDMRWVTVGSPTQPDVDIVLEPPLADPNAAPADRKAVSELLAKGLLRGVIFRTDDCDATFERIRSAGGEVLQEPIDQPYGVRDCAFRDPAGNMLRFSQPRKQ
- a CDS encoding YciI family protein, whose protein sequence is MEFLCYHRDRPGSLALREELLEDHWSYMDQYQARMIARGPTFGADGETPTGSLHIVDLPDPAAARAFAFDEPGHQAGVYRDIVLRRWRNLLGRTMWEFPGGLTGGDRYLVLGFGSGEAVDLAVPAEKDELIAYGPLLSDDGDKWLGTAAVVRAPGPEAARAVLTEDRYASIEVHDWECGGRR